In Methanobrevibacter ruminantium, a genomic segment contains:
- the infB gene encoding translation initiation factor IF-2 → MKIRSPIVSVLGHVDHGKTTLLDYIRGSTVADREAGGITQHIGATEIPIDTINEICGDFIARLSIKDTIPGLFFVDTPGHAAFTSLRKRGGALADLAILIVDINEGFKPQTYEAINILKMYKTPFIVVANKIDRIFGWDIHEGASFMESFKEQAPRVQTDLDLKIYELIGKLHEEGFQSERFDRVTDFASQITIIPICAKSGEGIIELIAMLLGLAQEYLTEQLEIHEDAPAKGTVLEVKEETGLGVTVDSIIYDGVLRDGDEIALMDANNVVKTKIRSILRPLPLEEMRDSKKKFKKVDEVVAAAGIKIAAPNLDDVVSGSPLRVLNDDEDVEAELLKELEDITVDTDDEGLFVKADTLGSLEAVVHLLKEMEIPIRSAEIGDVNKRDVIDASIAKDENIEHGVIIAFNVKVHPKALDDLNNSGVKLFQGDVIYQITEDYEAWVQERKEAQKKQWLDAIIKPAKFMILPKLIFRQSKPAICGIEVEAGTVKQGYALMSANGDYVGTIASMEDKGETLTAISRGQRVAMAINDAVAGKDFEEGDTLYVDIPEKHYKILEREFKDKLNEDEFMALDEILEIKRRRDPDWGKFGLFEY, encoded by the coding sequence ATGAAGATTAGATCCCCAATTGTATCTGTTTTAGGTCATGTAGACCATGGTAAAACTACCCTTTTGGATTATATCCGAGGAAGTACTGTAGCTGATAGGGAAGCTGGAGGTATTACCCAGCACATCGGAGCTACTGAAATACCAATAGATACAATTAATGAAATATGTGGCGATTTTATAGCCAGATTATCCATTAAGGATACAATTCCCGGATTGTTTTTTGTAGACACTCCGGGGCATGCTGCATTTACATCACTTCGTAAACGTGGTGGAGCTTTAGCGGATTTGGCTATTTTAATTGTTGACATTAACGAAGGTTTCAAACCTCAAACCTATGAGGCAATCAATATATTGAAAATGTATAAAACTCCATTTATCGTTGTAGCAAATAAGATTGACAGAATCTTTGGATGGGATATCCATGAAGGCGCTTCCTTTATGGAAAGCTTTAAGGAGCAAGCTCCAAGAGTGCAAACCGATTTGGATTTGAAAATCTATGAGCTCATTGGAAAATTGCATGAGGAAGGATTCCAGTCTGAAAGATTTGACAGAGTCACTGACTTTGCAAGCCAAATTACAATCATTCCAATCTGTGCAAAATCAGGTGAAGGTATCATTGAGCTAATTGCAATGTTGCTCGGTCTTGCTCAGGAATACTTAACTGAACAATTGGAAATCCATGAAGACGCTCCTGCAAAAGGAACTGTATTGGAAGTCAAGGAAGAAACCGGTCTTGGAGTGACCGTTGATAGCATTATCTATGATGGTGTGCTCCGTGATGGTGATGAAATTGCTTTAATGGATGCAAACAATGTTGTAAAAACCAAAATCAGATCTATCTTAAGGCCTCTCCCTCTTGAAGAGATGAGAGATTCCAAGAAGAAATTCAAAAAGGTTGATGAGGTTGTTGCAGCAGCAGGTATCAAGATAGCTGCTCCAAATCTTGACGATGTTGTTTCAGGTTCTCCTCTTAGAGTATTGAATGATGATGAGGATGTTGAAGCGGAATTGTTGAAGGAATTGGAGGACATTACCGTTGATACTGATGATGAAGGTTTATTCGTTAAGGCAGACACTTTAGGTTCCCTTGAAGCGGTTGTTCACTTGCTTAAGGAAATGGAAATTCCAATTAGGTCTGCAGAAATAGGTGATGTAAACAAAAGGGATGTAATAGATGCATCCATTGCTAAGGATGAAAACATTGAGCATGGTGTAATCATTGCATTTAATGTAAAGGTACATCCAAAAGCTCTTGACGATTTAAATAATTCTGGCGTTAAGCTCTTCCAAGGTGATGTAATCTATCAGATCACTGAAGATTATGAAGCTTGGGTCCAAGAGAGAAAAGAAGCTCAGAAAAAGCAATGGCTTGATGCAATCATCAAACCTGCTAAATTCATGATTCTTCCAAAACTCATATTCAGGCAAAGTAAACCTGCAATTTGCGGTATTGAAGTTGAAGCAGGAACCGTTAAACAAGGATATGCTTTAATGAGTGCAAATGGTGACTATGTAGGTACCATTGCCAGTATGGAAGATAAGGGTGAAACATTGACTGCAATCTCCAGAGGTCAAAGGGTTGCTATGGCTATCAACGATGCTGTAGCTGGAAAGGACTTTGAAGAGGGAGACACATTATATGTAGACATTCCTGAAAAGCATTATAAGATTTTGGAAAGAGAGTTTAAGGACAAATTGAATGAAGATGAATTCATGGCCCTTGATGAAATCTTGGAAATCAAGCGTAGAAGAGATCCGGATTGGGGTAAATTCGGTCTTTTTGAATATTGA